In the genome of Candidatus Zixiibacteriota bacterium, one region contains:
- a CDS encoding GTP-binding protein, with product MAKAKFVRTKPHVNVGTIGHVDHGKTTLTAAITMVLSRRG from the coding sequence CAAGGCGAAGTTTGTGAGGACCAAGCCGCACGTGAACGTCGGGACGATCGGGCACGTGGATCATGGCAAGACCACCTTGACAGCGGCGATAACCATGGTATTATCACGCCGGGGAT